The Nycticebus coucang isolate mNycCou1 chromosome 8, mNycCou1.pri, whole genome shotgun sequence genome has a window encoding:
- the SPINK8 gene encoding serine protease inhibitor Kazal-type 8 isoform X2, producing MLVPCFLYSLQNYIVLPKVPEAEHLKLTMVECIKNIYKCWFFSYLKPTQPICGSDDVTYNSDCHLCSKVLYEGLNITKIHDGPCETY from the exons atgctggtaccttgcttcttgtacagcctgcagaact ACATTGTCCTTCCTAAGGTTCCTGAGGCAGAGCACCTAAAACTGACAATG GTTGAGTGCATCAAGAATATATATAAGTGTTGGTTTTTCTCCTACCTCAAGCCCACTCAGCCTATATGCGGCAGTGATGACGTTACCTACAATAGTGACTGCCATCTCTGCTCCAAGGTTTT ATATGAAGGACTTAACATAACCAAAATACATGATGGACCATGT GAAACGTATTGA